The proteins below come from a single Corylus avellana chromosome ca3, CavTom2PMs-1.0 genomic window:
- the LOC132174569 gene encoding alpha-1,3-arabinosyltransferase XAT3-like, which yields MGKESNRLLLGATSAVLLLLIFFLYAAFFTSDVTPFDSWKHKLSNWNGSLSSRKVNKGVEVAEPLLRRLVRGENQIQLKTTGFSCYSELHSEVCVTNKPLVIVDNKALTAYLQSSNVQVKHMVRPYPRKEDETAMKQVSPVQILLGNATSPTCDFNHDVPAVVFSSGGFTGNLFHEFNELIIPLFITCHHFRSHLQFVIIDFKPWWVKKYSHILTHLSRFKVINPAKDGAIHCFLGAIIGLKYHDNLALNSTDIPKGYSMFDFKQFLRESYNLKIENVLDIKKPVFVLISRRKTRMFLNEDEMVGVMEELGFRVVVATANQMSNLDKFSAVINSCNVLVGAHGTGLTNALFLPAGAVVVQVVPLGLDWASTNYYGGAVAEMGLHYVEYKIEPEESSLLDKYGPHDPVIADPMSIFLQGYNAARAVYVDGQNIKINLVRLRETLMKAKKFLGH from the exons ATGGGAAAGGAGTCCAACAGGCTGCTGCTTGGTGCAACTTCAGCAGTATTATTGCTTCTTATCTTCTTCCTTTATGCTGCTTTTTTCACATCAGATGTTACCCCATTTGATTCAT GGAAGCACAAGCTATCAAATTGGAATGGTAGTCTCAGCAGCAGAAAGGTCAACAAAGGTGTAGAAGTTGCAGAGCCTCTTCTAAGAAGATTAGTAAGag gagaaaatcaaattcaGCTTAAAACCACTGGATTTTCATGCTATTCTGAGCTTCACTCTGAAGTTTGTGTCACAAACAAACCACTAGTCATAGTCGATAACAAAGCATTAACTGCTTACCTACAGTCCTCTAACGTCCAAGTTAAACACATGGTTCGGCCATATCCAAGGAAAGAGGATGAGACGGCAATGAAACAAGTCTCGCCGGTGCAAATACTTTTAGGAAATGCTACCTCACCTACCTGTGATTTTAACCATGATGTCCCAGCTGTGGTCTTCTCCTCCGGCGGCTTCACAGGAAACCTATTTCATGAGTTCAACGAGCTCATCATCCCCTTATTCATCACCTGCCACCACTTCCGATCTCACCTACAATTTGTCATCATTGATTTTAAGCCTTGGTGGGTCAAAAAATACAGTCACATTCTAACCCACTTGTCTCGTTTCAAGGTCATAAATCCTGCAAAAGATGGAGCTATTCATTGCTTTCTTGGGGCTATAATAGGGCTCAAATACCACGACAATCTCGCCTTAAATTCTACAGATATACCTAAAGGATACTCCATGTTTGACTTCAAGCAGTTCCTCAGAGAATCATATAACTTGAAGATAGAGAATGTTCTAGACATAAAAAAACCAGTGTTTGTTCTTATATCTCGTCGCAAAACAAGGATGTTTCTAAATGAAGATGAAATGGTGGGCGTGATGGAGGAACTGGGTTTTCGAGTAGTTGTGGCAACGGCTAATCAAATGTCGAATTTGGACAAGTTTTCCGCAGTGATCAACTCGTGCAATGTCCTGGTCGGAGCCCATGGCACCGGCCTTACAAACGCTTTGTTCTTGCCTGCCGGGGCAGTGGTGGTGCAAGTGGTGCCATTGGGACTAGATTGGGCATCAACAAATTACTATGGCGGAGCGGTAGCTGAGATGGGGTTGCATTATGTGGAATATAAGATTGAGCCAGAGGAGAGTTCTCTTTTAGACAAGTATGGTCCTCATGACCCAGTCATTGCTGATCCCATGTCTATATTCTTGCAGGGCTACAATGCTGCAAGAGCTGTGTATGTTGACGGGCAGAACATAAAGATAAACTTGGTGAGGCTTAGGGAGACCCTTATGAAGGCAAAGAAATTTCTTGGTCACTAA
- the LOC132175927 gene encoding condensin complex subunit 2-like encodes MAEEPVSAKPSVAPMQRSPVAASRLRSPISPFFLGSNDDELERAQARAARAAANRRIAAASTAYSPPPDPCLSQDQIIDLFNNCIKLASENKINQKNTWELKLIDHLSEIIKVEAENNTQTNFQKASRTLEAGVKIYSVRVDAVHSEAYKVLGGINRAGIENEQDDDNVVDGRERSHSKKEPERKVSPLSTLESSFEALNVKKFDVAFSVDPLYHQTSAQFDEGGAKGLLLNNLGVYGGCRVLFDSFEVPGKCKSFSSQNDTSNMVDLSFAKETIEQMVINMRATNEISPTLKEIVLQFDNDNQRPSQTFNVGQQPDVIAEAYDDKEVECDSNSFGNNDAWTFDHDDETSFVNQSSSSGDPHHEENDPYTFSEPDVDDRFEKISMFLLQGLGVTSKQNAWAGPDHWKYRRSKGSGEVLATESGPTIAKKRANKKILTEVDIDFTKSLDEELHDIFIPPKNPKSLLLPANRAPASNRLPEDCHYQPEDLVKLFLRPNLLCLGKRRQKFSGDNSWHGNNDFDEALPLWDNESVLSGQYGDQYVHNDVEDLDGLVSQPRRVNKIEVQYDKTSKQVDVQSLKETLWDRIQESTEVPETECKDTISFRHLLSTFPVDCQAAAPEDISPHLCFICLLHLANEHGLSIQDCPTLDDLSIYLSSCQNSDGVVQPSS; translated from the exons ATGGCCGAAGAACCAGTGAGTGCTAAGCCATCAGTGGCACCGATGCAGAGGTCTCCAGTAGCGGCCAGCCGGCTCCGGTCGCCAATCAGTCCCTTCTTCCTCGGCTCCAATGACGACGAACTCGAACGCGCGCAGGCACGAGCCGCGCGCGCCGCCGCCAATCGCCGCATAGCCGCCGCCTCAACCGCTTATTCGCCTCCTCCCGATCCTTGTCTTAGCCAAGACCAGATTATCGACCTTTTCAACAATTGCATCAAGCTCGCCAGCGAAAAT AAAATTAATCAGAAGAATACTTGGGAGCTGAAGCTCATAGATCATCTTAGCGAGATTATTAAGGTTGAAGCCGAAAACAACACCCAGACTAATTTTCAAAAG GCAAGCCGCACATTGGAGGCAGGGGTGAAAATTTACTCGGTGAGGGTGGATGCGGTGCACTCGGAGGCGTATAAGGTCTTGGGTGGAATCAACCGAGCCGGTATAGAAAATGAACAAG ATGATGACAATGTTGTCGATGGGCGGGAGAGGAGTCATTCTAAGAAAGAGCCCGAGAGAAAG GTATCACCACTGTCAACATTGGAGTCCTCTTTTGAAGCTCTTAACGTAAAGAAGTTTGATG TTGCATTCTCAGTGGATCCTTTATATCATCAGACATCTGCACAATTTGATGAAGGTGGAGCCAAGGGTCTCCTATTGAATAACCTTGGTGTATATGGAGGATGTAGGGTACTGTTTGATTCTTTTGAAGTGCCAGGGAAGTGCAAATCATTTTCATCCCAAAATGATACTTCTAACATGGTTGATCTCTCTTTTGCCAAAG AGACTATTGAGCAGATGGTAATCAACATGCGTGCCACAAATGAAATTTCTCCTACCCTCAAGGAGATTGTCCTTCAATTTGATAATGATAATCAAAGGCCATCACAAACATTTAATGTAGGGCAGCAACCAGATGTGATTGCTGAGGCATATGATGATAAGGAAGTTGAGTGTGATTCTAATTCATTTGGGAATAATGATGCATGGACCTTTGATCATGATGATGAGACAAGTTTTGTTAATCAGAGCTCTAGTTCAGGAGATCCTCATCACGAG GAGAATGATCCCTATACATTTTCTGAACCTGATGTGGATGACAGATTCGAGAAAATTTCAATGTTTTTGCTTCAAGGGCTTGGAGTTACTTCAAAACAAAATGCATGGGCAGGTCCTGATCATTGGAAGTATCGGAGGTCTAAGG GTTCAGGAGAGGTTCTTGCCACAGAAAGTGGACCAACCATTGCAAAGAAGAGAGCAAACAAGAAAATCCTCACTGAAGTTGACATTGATTTCACAAAATCCTTGGATGAAGAATTGCACGATATCTTTATTCCCCCGAAAAATCCGAAGTCTTTACTTTTACCTGCAAATAGAGCACCAGCTAGTAACAGACTTCCAGAAGATTGCCATTATCAACCTGAGGATCTTGTCAAATTGTTTCTTCGTCCCAATCTTCTG TGCCTTGGGAAGAGAAGACAGAAATTTTCAG gtgATAACTCATGGCATGGAAACAATGATTTTGATGAAGCATTGCCATTGTGGGACAATGAGAGTGTGCTTAGTGGCCAATATGGTGATCAATATGTTCATAATGATGTGGAGGACTTGGATGGACTTGTCTCTCAGCCTCGCCGG GTAAACAAAATTGAAGTTCAATATGACAAAACTTCAAAACAAGTTGACGTACAGTCATTGAAGGAAACTCTTTGGGATCGCATACAAGAATCTACTGAAGTTCCTGAAACG GAGTGCAAAGATACGATATCTTTCCGACATCTCTTGTCCACCTTTCCTGTTGACTGCCAAGCCGCCGCTCCAGAGGATATCTCTCCCCATTTGTGTTTCATCTGCCTTTTGCACTTGGCCAATGAGCATGGTTTAAGCATCCAAGACTGCCCCACTTTGGATGATCTCAGCATATATCTTTCCTCTTGCCAAAACTCAGATGGAGTGGTCCAGCCTTCATCATAA
- the LOC132175151 gene encoding uncharacterized protein LOC132175151: protein MDEVMTAADASSSFRSASSDPSIIPSNLPLLSAFLSFALAQFLKLFTTWYKEKRWDSKRMLGSGGMPSSHSATVTSLAVAIGLQEGTGAPAFAVAVVLACVVMYDASGVRLHAGRQAELLNQIVCELPPEHPVSNVRPLRDSLGHTPLQVVAGGMLGIMVALLMRSSR, encoded by the exons ATGGACGAAGTGATGACGGCCGCTGATGCGTCATCGAGCTTTCGATCGGCGTCATCCGATCCGTCCATCATTCCCTCCAACCTCCCTCTCCTCTCCGCTTTCCTCTCCTTCGCTCTCGCTCAGTTCCTCAAGCTCTTCACCACCTG GTACAAGGAGAAAAGATGGGATTCCAAAAGGATGCTTGGGTCAGGTGGAATGCCATCATCGCATTCAGCAACCGTGACATCTCTTGCGGTTGCTATTGGCTTGCAAGAAGGAACGGGAGCACCTGCATTTGCTGTTGCAGTGGTCTTGGCATGTGTT GTAATGTATGATGCTTCTGGGGTAAGACTTCATGCTGGTCGCCAAGCTGAA TTACTAAATCAAATTGTGTGCGAGCTACCTCCTGAACACCCTGTCTCTAATGTTAGACCTCTACGAGATTCACTCGGTCATACTCCACTTCAG GTTGTTGCAGGTGGCATGTTGGGAATCATGGTGGCGTTGCTAATGAGAAGTTCCCGTTAG
- the LOC132174973 gene encoding prohibitin-1, mitochondrial-like yields MNFNNVRVPKVPGGGATSALLKVGVFGGLAVYAAANSLYNVEGGHRAIVFNRLVGVKDQVYVEGTHLMIPWFERPIIYDVRARPHLVESTSGSRDLQMVKIGLRVLTRPVPDQLPTIYRTLGENYNERVLPSIIHETLKAVVARFNASQLITQREAVSRDIREVLVSRAAKFNIALDDVSITSLTFGREFTAAIEAKQVAAQDAERAKFIVEKAEQDKKSAIIRAQGEAKSAQLIGQAIANNPAFITLRKIEASREIAQTISNAANKVFLESGDLLLNLNEMNLESNGKKLG; encoded by the exons ATGAACTTCAACAACGTTAGAGTTCCCAAGGTGCCAGGTGGTGGCGCCACTTCTGCTTTGCTTAAGGTGGGAGTTTTTGGTGGGCTTGCTGTGTATGCTGCTGCAAACAGTCTCTACAATGTCGAGGGTGGGCATCGAGCCATTGTGTTCAACCGTTTAGTTGGTGTCAAAGATCAG GTTTATGTTGAAGGGACACACCTTATGATTCCATGGTTTGAGAGGCCAATCATCTATGATGTCCGTGCACGACCCCATCTAGTGGAGAGTACTTCAGGAAGCCGTGATCTCCAGATG GTGAAAATTGGGCTTCGAGTTCTTACCCGTCCTGTGCCAGATCAGTTACCTACAATTTATCGAACCCTTGGTGAGAATTATAATGAAAGGGTCCTCCCCTCAATTATTCATGAAACTCTGAAAGCTGTGGTCGCACGGTTTAATGCCAGTCAGCTCATTACTCAGAGAGAG GCTGTTAGCAGGGACATACGGGAAGTTTTAGTATCTCGTGCAGCCAAATTCAATATTGCACTCGATGATGTGTCAATCACGAGCTTAACTTTTGGGAGGGAATTTACAGCTGCCATTGAAGCCAAACAGGTAGCTGCGCAAGACGCTGAGAGGGCTAAATTTATTGTGGAAAAAGCTGAACAAGACAAGAAAAGTGCTATTATCAGAGCACAG GGTGAAGCCAAGAGTGCCCAGCTTATTGGTCAAGCTATTGCCAATAATCCAGCATTTATCACTCTAAGGAAGATTGAAGCTTCGAGAGAAATTGCACAGACTATCTCAAATGCGGCCAACAAAGTTTTCCTGGAATCAGGTGATCTGTTGTTGAACCTTAACGAGATGAATTTAGAGTCCAACGGTAAGAAATTGGGATAG
- the LOC132173816 gene encoding GDP-L-galactose phosphorylase 2, which yields MLRIKRVPTVVSNYQKDESEEAARREGGCGRNCLNKCCIQGAKLPLYAFKPLNKIVGDKALPGHESSQPPVAFLDSLLLGEWEDRMQKGLFRYDVTACETKVIPGGYGFIAQLNEGRHLKKRPTEFRVDKVLQPFDGSKFNFTKVGQEEVLFQFEPSEDGEVQFIPNAPIDVENSPSVVAINVSPIEYGHVLLIPRILECLPQRIDRDSFLLALYMAAEAESPYFRLGYNSLGAFATINHLHFQAYYLAVPFPIEKAPTKKITTLDGGVKISKLLNYPVRGLIFEGGNSIEDLSNTVSDACICLQDNNIPYNVLIADCGRRIFLFPQCYAEKQALGEVNAELLDTQVNPAVWEISGHMVLKRKKDYEEASEENAWRLLAEVSLSEERFQEVSALIFEAIASVDNGNGNATQSSLEEPDAKPKSHEEVDAIHPAMVAGTKECLVLH from the exons ATGTTGAGGATCAAGAGGGTTCCCACTGTTGTTTCGAATTACCAGAAGGACGAGTCGGAAGAGGCTGCTCGCCGTGAAGGGGGCTGTGGTCGCAATTGCCTCAACAAGTGTTGCATTCAAG GGGCAAAGCTCCCTTTATATGCTTTTAAGCCGCTGAACAAGATTGTTGGTGACAAGGCTTTGCCCGGACATGAGAGCAGTCAGCCCCCTGTGGCCTTTCTGGATTCACTGCTTCTTGGGGAG TGGGAGGATCGCATGCAGAAAGGGCTCTTTCGCTATGATGTCACTGCCTGTGAAACCAAG GTGATTCCGGGTGGGTACGGTTTCATTGCCCAGCTGAACGAAGGCCGCCATCTTAAGAAGAGGCCAACTGAGTTCCGTGTTGATAAGGTCCTCCAGCCCTTTGATGGGAGCAAATTCAACTTCACTAAAGTTGGGCAAGAAGAGGTTCTCTTCCAGTTTGAGCCGAGCGAAGATGGTGAAGTCCAGTTCATCCCAAATGCCCCCATTGATGTTGAGAATTCTCCAAGTGTTGTTGCCATCAAT GTTAGTCCAATTGAATATGGGCATGTGCTTCTGATACCTCGTATTCTTGAGTGCCTGCCACAAAGGATTGACCGTGACAGCTTCTTGCTTGCCCTTTACATGGCAGCAGAAGCCGAGAGCCCATACTTCAGGTTGGGTTACAACAGCCTGGGTGCATTTGCCACCATCAACCACCTTCACTTCCAG GCTTACTACTTGGCTGTGCCCTTTCCTATTGAGAAGGCTCCCACCAAGAAGATAACCACCTTGGATGGTGGGGTGAAGATCTCTAAGCTGTTGAATTATCCAGTCAGAGGTCTTATATTTGAAGGCGGAAATTCTATTGAAGATTTGTCAAACACTGTTTCAGACGCCTGCATTTGTCTTCAAGATAACAACATACCTTACAATGTCCTCATTGCTGATTGTGGAAGGCGAATCTTCCTTTTCCCACAG TGTTATGCTGAGAAACAAGCTCTTGGGGAAGTGAATGCTGAGCTTCTTGACACCCAAGTGAACCCAGCTGTGTGGGAGATTAGTGGGCACATGgtgctgaagaggaagaaggaCTATGAAGAGGCATCTGAGGAAAATGCTTGGAGGCTCCTTGCAGAGGTCTCCCTCTCTGAAGAGAGATTCCAAGAAGTGAGTGCTCTAATTTTTGAAGCCATTGCTTCTGTTGACAATGGGAATGGAAATGCTACTCAGAGCTCTCTTGAGGAGCCGGATGCCAAACCCAAGTCTCATGAAGAAGTGGATGCCATCCACCCTGCTATGGTTGCTGGGACAAAAGAATGCCTAGTTCTGCATTAA